A stretch of the Epinephelus fuscoguttatus linkage group LG2, E.fuscoguttatus.final_Chr_v1 genome encodes the following:
- the mns1 gene encoding meiosis-specific nuclear structural protein 1 has translation MSRNWASNQQQRLMFQRQKQEQHRQQEAQRVSRDRQLQACLQDEESFERKRYLRQVQEEIRERQMESAMLKAEEERTNREKQLEQEERIAKELARINYETQREEKMRQYIKENSMELRELESKLKSAYLNKERAAQIAEQEATRLGTMREETDFARRMKSEHERAAAEKQKLEQKRQEELAQYQRELEQQLMERERKRQEAYEEFLKEKLMVDEIVRKIYEEDQMERQLKLEKVRATQQHIEEFKRQQAEWRRMEQEKMEAENRRIMELASQQQQMEESRIAKIKEREEAKEQLHKMLSEKIEEERQQREEMERVREELYLEEQEEANRQRDIEEMEKKIRQRLMMQQTCQEQMAFKEMRRQAEKEEEEAFKKMMMAKFAEDDRLEQMNAQKRRMKQLEHKREVEKLIEDRRQQREAYMEHEAKERALEQEREALRRQIIEEERQRLLKRHATKLLGYLPKGLLREEDLEHFDEDFRRNFRTRQADIFSDDGWEDDE, from the exons ATG AGTCGTAACTGGGCGTCcaaccagcagcagaggttAATGTTTCAGCGGCAGAAGCAGGAGCAGCACAGGCAGCAGGAGGCTCAGCGTGTATCCAGAGacaggcagctgcaggcctgtctGCAGGACGAGGAGAGctttgagaggaagagatacCTGAGGCAGGTGCAGGAGGAGATCAGGGAGAGGCAAATGGAGAGCGCTATGCTGAAG gcagaggaggagagaacaaATAGAGAGAAGCAACTTGAACAAGAGGAGAGAATTGCTAAGGAGCTGGCCCGCATCAActatgagacacagagagaagagaaaatgagGCAGTACATTAAAGAGAACAG CATGGAGCTTCGAGAGCTGGAGTCAAAGCTGAAGTCTGCATATCTGAATAAGGAACGAGCTGCACAGATTGCTGAGCAGGAGGCTACAAGGCTTGGGACAATG CGTGAGGAGACAGACTTTGCTCGCAGGATGAAGAGTGAACATGAGCGAGCAGCCGCTGAGAAGCAGAAGCTGGAGCAGAAGCGCCAAGAGGAGCTGGCGCAGTATCAGAGAGAGCTGGAGCAGCAGCTCATGGAGAGGGAGCGCAAGAGACAAGAGGCGTATGAGGAGTTCCTCAAAGAGAAGCTCATGGTTGATGAGATTGTCAGGAAGATTTATGAGGAGGATCAGAT GGAGAGACAGCTGAAACTGGAGAAGGTCAGAGCCACTCAGCAGCACATTGAGGAATTCAAGAGACAGCAGGCCGAATGGAGACGCATGGAGCAAGAGAAAATGGAGGCTGAGAACAGACGCATCATGGAACTTGCAAGccaacagcagcagatggaAGAGAGCAGAATAGCTAAGatcaaagagagagaagaagcaAAGGAGCAGCTTCATAAAATG CTGTCTGAGAAGATTGAAGAGGAGAGGCAGCAGCGTGAAGAGATGGAGCGAGTCCGTGAGGAACTTTATTTAGAAGAACAAGAGGAGGCTAACAGGCAGAGAGACATT GAAGAGATGGAGAAGAAAATCAGACAGAGGCTGATGATGCAGCAGACCTGCCAGGAGCAGATGGCTTTCAAAGAGATGCGGAGGCAGgcggagaaagaggaggaggaggccttCAAGAAAATGATGATGGCTAAGTTTGCAGAGGACGATCGGCTGGAGCAGATGAACGCTCAGAAACGACGCATGAAACAACTCGAGCACAAACGCGAAGTGGAGAAACTGATAGAAGACAGAAGACAGCAGCGTGAGGCCTACATG GAACATGAGGCTAAAGAAAGAGCACTTGAGCAAGAGAGGGAGGCACTGCGCAGACAGATCATTGAAGAAGAGAGGCAGCGACTTCTTAAACGTCACGCAACTAAACTCCTTGGATACCTACCAAAG GGTTTGCTCCGTGAAGAAGACCTGGAGCACTTTGATGAAGACTTCAGAAGAAACTTTAGAACACGTCAGGCAGATATCTTCTCTGACGATGGCTGGGAAGACGACGAGTGA